In Vicinamibacteria bacterium, the DNA window GCCCTCCGAACCGGGGGGCCGGAGGCACCGATCGAGCTTTTGGAGACCGCCGCCGGAACCCCAGTTATCCTCAGCGTGCCTACCAGCTCGCTTGCCTACGGCCGCTATCGAGTGGAGGTTCGGGCGGAGGATGACTCGCGCGGGCGACGCGCGACGAGCGACATCGAGATCCGCATCCGCTGAGGCTATGCTTTTCGCTCGACGGGGAGGATGAGGCAGGTCGGACCCCCGGCTCCTTTCCGGAACTCCGAGAGGTCCACACCCTGCACCGCGACCCCAGCCGCATCCAGTGCCTCCATCGTGCGAAGGTTCTCGGCTTCGTTGGCGAGGACTTCGTTCGGGCCGAGGCAAATCACGTTGCCGGTGGAAGGCCCCTCTTCCTCGACCCATACCACCTCGAACCCTTTGAAGAAACCTCCCGGGTAGTTGCCGCGGCAGGCGAGGATCCGCTCGGGGGCGATGACGCTCATGGTACCGCCGAGATGGAGGACGTTGTCGACGTCCGCGATCCGAACCTCGAAGCCCATCTTCTGGAGCAGCTCGGACATCTGACGAACGCCGTCCGAGTTCGTGCGCGACGAATGTCCGACGAAAGCGACCTTTCCTGCAAGGATCACATCGCCGCCCTCGACCGTGCCAGGACGCTCGATCTCGCCGGCGCAGGGCTCTCCGTGCTGTTCGAGAGCCGAGGCCATCCAGTCCGCTTCGCCCCTTCGACTCGACAGGCCGAGCCGCAGCTTGACGTACCCTTGGGGGGTGACGACGGAGGCGTCTCGCGTGAATACCGAATTGGGATGGCCAATCAGCTCGGGCAGATCGATGACCTCCGCTCCGCTTCGGGACAGGATTGCGCACAGCTCGCCGTGTTGCGCATGGGTCCGTTCGGGATCCGCGATCTCGTTGAAGTTGTGGAGCTTCGGATCGGAAACCTTGAAATACTGCTCTCGCGGCGTCGAGACGATGACGCGCGACAACCGCTCGCCTTCGTTGCGGATCATGGCTAGGGTTTCTGCCCGAGGTGACTCAGAAGCTCGTCCTCGTAGGCAAAGAGCGCCGGCGTGCCGCCGGTATGGACGAAGACGATTCCGCGGCTCCCTTCGAAATAGCCCTTCTTGATGAGATCGAGCATTCCCGCCATGGCCTTCCCCGTGTAGACGGGATCGAGCAGAATGCCCTCGTGGCGCGCGAGAGCCCCGATCGCCATTGCCGTCGCCTCGTTGACCACGCCGTAAGCTTCCCCAATGTAGTCGTCGAGTACGATGGTCTCCTCGGGAGAGAAGCGATGCGAGAGCTCGAGCGCCTCCGCTGTCTCGTTGGCGATGCGAGCAACCTGTTCCTTGGCCACCCGTTTCTCACCCGAGACGCTGATTCCCACGACTTTCACGTGAGGGGCGAGAGCGGCGGCGCCGACCATCAAACCGGCCTGCGTGCCTCCGGACCCGGTGGCGAGCACGACGTGGTCGAAACTGACACCGGCTTCGGCCGCCTGCTCGATAAGCTCGCAGAACCCGTGGGCATAGGCGACGGCCCCGAGAGGACGATCCATGGAGTCCGAGGGCACCGAGCCTCCAACGGGAACGACGTAGGGACGA includes these proteins:
- a CDS encoding arginine deiminase family protein, which translates into the protein MIRNEGERLSRVIVSTPREQYFKVSDPKLHNFNEIADPERTHAQHGELCAILSRSGAEVIDLPELIGHPNSVFTRDASVVTPQGYVKLRLGLSSRRGEADWMASALEQHGEPCAGEIERPGTVEGGDVILAGKVAFVGHSSRTNSDGVRQMSELLQKMGFEVRIADVDNVLHLGGTMSVIAPERILACRGNYPGGFFKGFEVVWVEEEGPSTGNVICLGPNEVLANEAENLRTMEALDAAGVAVQGVDLSEFRKGAGGPTCLILPVERKA
- a CDS encoding D-cysteine desulfhydrase family protein, yielding MKAKLLVTLGLGLGVALPAASGDFRQDLLAKFERVPLAHLPTPLEELKALSKDLGGPPLYIKRDDQTGLAFGGNKARKLEFIFADVLRKKSDVIITWAGIQSNWARQTTAAARIHGIRPILVLTRGEHSPHHGGNLLLDSLMGADVRLIDPGADRASIVRRIAEEERAGGHRPYVVPVGGSVPSDSMDRPLGAVAYAHGFCELIEQAAEAGVSFDHVVLATGSGGTQAGLMVGAAALAPHVKVVGISVSGEKRVAKEQVARIANETAEALELSHRFSPEETIVLDDYIGEAYGVVNEATAMAIGALARHEGILLDPVYTGKAMAGMLDLIKKGYFEGSRGIVFVHTGGTPALFAYEDELLSHLGQKP